A window of the Saccharomyces eubayanus strain FM1318 chromosome II, whole genome shotgun sequence genome harbors these coding sequences:
- the NCL1 gene encoding tRNA (cytosine-C5-)-methyltransferase encodes MARRKNYKKGNKKTFGARDDSRAQKNWSDLVKENEKWEKYYKTLALFPEDQWEEFKKTCQAPLPLTFRITGSRKHAGEVLDLFKERHLPNLTNVEFEGEKIKAPVELPWYPDHLAWQLDVPKTVIRKNEQFAKTQRFLVVENAVGNISRQEAVSMIPPIVLEVKPHHTVLDMCAAPGSKTAQLIEALHKDTDEPSGFVVANDADARRSHMLVHQLKRLNSANLMVVNHDAQFFPRIRLHENSKNKNDILKFDRILCDVPCSGDGTMRKNVNVWKDWNTQAGLGLHTVQLNILNRGLHLLKDSGRLVYSTCSLNPIENEAVIAEALRKWGDKIRLVNCDDKLSGLVRSKGVSKWPVYDRNLTEKTKGDEGTLESFFAPSEEEASKFNLQNCMRVYPHQQNTGGFFITVFEKVEEKIEQEATEKLSSETPALESEGPQTKKIKVEEVQKKERLPRDANEEPFVFVDPQHEALKVCWDFYGVDNIFDRNTCLVRNATGEPTRVVYTVCPALKDVIQANEDRLKIIYSGVKLFISQRSDIECSWRIQSESLPIMKHHMKSNRIVKANLEMLKHLLIESFPNFDDIRSKNIDNDFVEKMTVLSSGCAFIDVSRNDPTKENLFLPVWKGNKCINLMVCKEDTHELLYRIYGIDANAKVAPKPEEKEETTETPAETPAETPAETPAETPAETPSEAK; translated from the coding sequence atggctagaagaaagaattatAAAAAGGGAAACAAGAAGACTTTTGGCGCTCGTGATGACTCGAGAGCTCAAAAGAACTGGTCTGACTTggtaaaggaaaatgaaaaatgggaaaaatACTACAAGACCTTAGCTCTCTTCCCAGAAGATCAATGGGAGGAGTTCAAGAAGACATGTCAAGCCCCACTACCCCTAACCTTCAGAATTACAGGCTCTAGAAAGCATGCTGGTGAAGTTTTAGATCTGTTCAAGGAAAGACATCTACCTAACTTGACTAATGTCGAATttgaaggtgaaaaaatcaaggcCCCGGTAGAGCTGCCTTGGTATCCAGACCACCTTGCTTGGCAATTGGACGTTCCAAAGACTGTCATTAGAAAGAACGAACAATTTGCAAAGACTCAGAGATTTTTAGTTGTTGAGAATGCGGTCGGTAATATCTCAAGACAAGAAGCTGTTTCAATGATCCCTCCAATCGTGCTTGAAGTAAAACCTCATCATACCGTTTTAGACATGTGTGCTGCTCCAGGTTCAAAAACCGCCCAATTAATCGAAGCCTTACACAAGGATACAGATGAACCATCTGGGTTTGTTGTCGCTAATGATGCCGATGCTAGAAGGTCTCATATGTTGGTCCAccaattgaaaagattaaacAGTGCTAACTTAATGGTTGTCAACCATGATGCTCAATTTTTCCCACGTATCAGATTGCACGAAAActcaaagaacaagaatgaCATTTTAAAATTCGACAGAATTCTTTGTGACGTGCCATGTTCTGGTGATGGTACCATGAGAAAGAACGTTAACGTCTGGAAAGATTGGAACACACAAGCAGGTCTTGGTTTGCATACTGTTCAATTGAATATTCTGAATAGAGGTTTGCATCTCCTAAAAGATAGTGGTAGATTAGTTTACTCCACTTGTTCCTTGAATCCTATCGAAAATGAAGCTGTTATAGCTGAAGCACTAAGGAAATGGGGTGACAAAATCAGATTGGTCAATTGCGATGATAAACTATCTGGTTTAGTAAGATCTAAGGGTGTATCTAAATGGCCCGTTTATGATAGAAATTTAACTGAGAAGACCAAGGGAGACGAAGGCACATTGGAAAGCTTTTTCGCGCcatctgaagaagaagcctCTAAATTCAATTTGCAAAATTGTATGAGAGTTTATCCTCACCAACAAAACACAGGTGGGTTTTTCATCACTGTTTTTGAGAAAGTTgaggaaaaaattgaacaagAGGCTACTGAGAAATTATCCTCAGAAACTCCAGCCTTGGAATCCGAAGGACctcaaacaaagaaaataaaggtggaagaagttcaaaagaaagaaagattaCCACGTGATGCTAACGAAGAgccttttgtttttgttgacCCACAACACGAAGCTTTGAAGGTCTGTTGGGACTTTTATGGTGTTGACAACATCTTTGACAGAAATACTTGTCTAGTTCGTAATGCTACTGGTGAACCAACCAGAGTAGTTTATACTGTATGTCCGGCTTTGAAGGACGTTATTCAGGCTAATGAAGACAGATTGAAGATTATTTATTCCGGTGTAAAATTATTCATTTCTCAAAGAAGCGATATCGAATGTTCATGGAGAATTCAAAGTGAATCACTACCAATAATGAAGCATCATATGAAATCCAATAGAATTGTTAAAGCTAACTTGGAAATGCTAAAACACCTATTGATCGAATCATTCCCCAATTTTGACGACATCCGTTCGAAGAACATTGACAATGATTTTGTCGAAAAAATGACTGTTTTAAGCTCTGGCTGTGCATTCATTGATGTATCAAGAAATGACCCTACCAAGGAAAACTTATTCTTACCTGTATGGAAGGGTAACAAGTGCATTAACTTAATGGTCTGCAAGGAAGATACCCATGAGCTATTATACAGAATCTACGGTATTGATGCGAACGCCAAGGTTGCTCCAAaacctgaagaaaaagaagaaacgaCGGAAACTCCTGCTGAAACTCCTGCTGAAACTCCTGCTGAAACTCCTGCTGAAACTCCTGCTGAAACTCCTAGCGAGGCTAAATGA